From a region of the Erythrobacter neustonensis genome:
- a CDS encoding murein L,D-transpeptidase catalytic domain-containing protein, with amino-acid sequence MKRRDILKGTLATAAALALPARVFAAPMGGSPRDRILFDIAKRELVRHGNAIWRRDIVGIADFGLHSAKPRFHFVNLERGEIKSHHVSHGTGSDPQHDGWLKQFSNIEGSNATSRGAYVTWEWYTGRYGTSVRLGGLDQSNEAALRRYIVMHHASYAEDSHLAQYGRLGRSNGCFAMGTAQFREALLHLSGGRLLYADSLGLEEDGSIQPVPALAMIDRAPLDLSPRPSISGY; translated from the coding sequence ATGAAGCGTCGCGATATTCTCAAGGGAACCCTGGCCACTGCTGCCGCGCTTGCGCTGCCGGCACGGGTGTTCGCCGCGCCGATGGGCGGCTCCCCGCGCGACCGCATCCTGTTCGATATCGCGAAACGCGAACTCGTCCGCCACGGCAATGCGATCTGGCGGCGCGACATCGTCGGGATTGCCGATTTCGGGCTGCATTCGGCCAAGCCGCGGTTCCACTTCGTCAATCTGGAACGCGGCGAGATCAAGTCGCACCACGTCAGCCACGGCACCGGATCGGACCCGCAGCACGATGGCTGGCTCAAGCAGTTCAGCAATATCGAAGGCTCGAACGCGACCAGCCGCGGGGCTTACGTGACGTGGGAATGGTACACGGGGCGCTATGGCACCTCGGTGCGGCTGGGCGGGCTCGACCAGTCGAACGAGGCGGCGCTGCGGCGCTACATCGTGATGCACCACGCAAGCTATGCCGAGGATTCGCATCTGGCGCAGTATGGGCGTCTCGGCCGCTCGAACGGATGCTTTGCGATGGGCACCGCGCAGTTCCGCGAGGCGTTGCTTCACCTGTCGGGCGGCAGGCTGCTCTATGCCGATTCGCTGGGGCTGGAGGAGGATGGCTCGATCCAGCCGGTGCCCGCGCTCGCGATGATCGACCGCGCGCCGCTCGACCTGTCGCCGCGCCCTTCGATCAGCGGATACTGA